The genomic DNA ATCGAATTCTTAGGTGGCGCACTCGAAAACCCGAAGCGTCCTTTTTTGGCTGTTTTAGGGGGGGCGAAAGTAAAAGACAAAATTAAAGTCATCGAGAATTTGCTCGGGAAGGTAGACCGCATGCTGATCGGTGGCGGAATGATGTTTACTTTTTATAAAGCCATCGGTTTAGAAATCGGAAAATCGCTTTTAGACGAAGCGAATCTTGATTTTGCAAAAAGAATTCTCAAGGAACACGGAGAAAAAATCATCCTCCCGAGTGACGTGGTCGTTGCGAAAGAAATTTCGGAAACGGCTGAAACGCATGTGGTAGATAAAGAACAAATTCCATCGGAGGAAATCGGGGGGGATATAGGACCTAAATCTCGGGATGAATTCGCCTCACACATCCATTCCGCAGGAACAGTGATTTGGAACGGTCCGATGGGCGTTTTCGAAATCGAGAAATTTTCGGAAGGCACTCGAGCGATAGCGGAGGCAATGGCTTCCTGCGGAGGGGTTACGATCGTAGGGGGGGGAGACACCGCCGCTGCTGTCGAAAAATTCGGCCTCGCGGAGAAAATGACCCATGTAAGCACCGGCGGAGGAGCGAGTTTGGAATTCTTAGAAGGCAAACTGCTCCCGGGCGTCGCTATCTTGCAAGACGCATAGAGCGCAGCTGTTGGCTAAAAATACAATTTGCTCGGATAAACAAAACTCCCCTATCGGTTTACGATAGGGGAGCTATAGAAAAAATTTCTCAAACGAATCTACCAATCGATCTGCTGACGACTGCTACCGGCTTCTACAATCACGTATCTGCCGTTTTGGAAATCGAGCGTGAAATTCAACCAAGTCGTCTGTCGTTCGTTCCATGGGTCTAAGTAATCATGTCGCGCGATGACGCGATACTCTCCGGAACGCGCTTTGCGTACACGAACGATTTGGAAGTTCTCCGTGTACACGCTCTGAATCAAGTCCGCTGTCATGTCGAAATAATCGTCTGTGCTGACCGTATAGGCGTATTTGCCTTCCATGAAGATATCCACTCTTCCGCCAGGGGGGGCGAGACGTTCGAGAGCGCGCACATCCGAATACTTAAACGCATCCACTAGATCGCTCAATGCGCGATCTAAAGCGCTATATCCATCGTAATGGCGAGAATAAGTGTATCCATAATAATCGTGATATGCGCCGTATCCACAATACACCCAACGTACTGGATCGTTGATAATCACGATGATGCGAGGGGATACAACGATAATACGCGAATACCAGATATAGGGCGGCACGCACCAATACCAATAATACGGCGAGAAATAGCATCCGAAACTCGGATAGAAGTAATAAAAATTGTATCCGAAGTGATAATCACACCAAAACGGATCGTAGTGCACATAACCTATGCGCAGATAAAACCCTTTATAGAACCCTTGGTCTTGAATTTTGAATTGATCAGAGCCTTTCAGTTCCTTGAGAACCGGTAAAGCCAATTGGGGGGGGCGCTTCGTAAGGAGCGTGGTTTGGTTATGACTTTGCGTCTTTTGGTTTTCTCTCGACGGGTTATCGTAAACCCGCGACGGAGCGGCTATTCCTTTCGTGCGAGGCTGATAAATGGGTCCCGTGTCCGTTCGATTCCTCTTTCTCGGATAAGCGCCTTGAATCACACTGTCGGGTTTCGAGGGAGCCTCCTGACGATAGGATGGTGCTTGGTTTTCACGAACCGGTTGTTTTTCGAATTCGGAGCGTCGAGAAGGTGGATTATTCTCTTCTCTGCGTGCCGGAGGAGCGCTCTCCTCTTTGCGCGACGGAGGGTTATCCTTTTTCGATGGAGGTTGACCAGGTTGCTGATTGAAAACTCTATCCGTTGCGTTGTGTTTTATTGGAGGATATCTCCTCGAATACTCGGTTACGGGGTCGCTGGGGTAGTTTTGCCGCTCGAAAAGAAGTCCTCCACGCTCTCTCGTGTTGCTTTCGTTCCTTATACGGTCATCGTGGGTTCTGTAAAGCCTCGATTCACGCTCATAACTCCTTGGATACGAACCACCAGAGGAATACGTTCGGACCTCCTTAGTTTGAATTTGGCGGTCATATGTTCTTCGAACTGTGGCATTTCCCGAATAAGGTTGCGAATTCGGATAGGTACGCGTGGGAGAAACCTGAGAGCGCGTTGGCGGCGCAGCCCCTTTTATCGAAGAGGAACTCGTCTTTGTCACGCTGCTCCTTTGTGGGGATTGCGAAGACTTCTGGGAGGAAGGTGACGAAGACGGGCTCCGGCTCGATTGGCTAATGCCCAGCCCTGTTCCGAATATTAGTAAAACAATTACACATAAAGACAAAAACCATCTCATCTTATTTGCCTCCGTTTCATTATGCCCCTTCTGAGGATGAGTGAAGGGCTTTCCCGCCGAATTGACTTCCCCAGTTTCCTTAGAGAGAGGCTTGGCATTTAATATAACGTGTGAATTCGGTAGCCGTTTCTCGAATTACTTTGTCAACACACCAAGGTTCAGGTGCAATAATCCACAAAACTGGGAAAAATAACGAGCAAACCCTAAGAAACCGATTTTCTTGGGGAGAAAGACAGGCTTAGGACTTTTATTTAAAAAGACGTGCAACAGAAAGTTATGGAAGAGCAAATCGCCGAACTTGAAAAGTGGCTCCCCGAATGCCTCCGTATTCATAAAGAAGTTCCTCTCCATCAATACACGACTCTTCAAACGGGAGGCAATGCACGCTATTTTGTCAAAGTTTCGAACATCGAAGACTTTGCGTTAGTAACGAGTCTCGCTCAGCAATGGAATCTTCCTCATTGGATAATCGGCTCGGGAAGCAACCTTCTCCCATCGGACAAAGGCGTTCCAGGCCTTGTCATTTTCAATGCTTGTTCAAGGATCGATTTGGATAACGACCTTTATGCAGAAACGGGTTGCTGGTTCCAAGACCTATATTTAAAATCTGCTCAACGCGGACTTGCGGGTCTTGAATTCGCAGTAGGAATCCCGGGAACTTTGGGGGGTGCGCTCGTGAGCAACGCAGGCGCTTATCGAGCCAACATTGCCGAGCGATTGGCTGGCATCGAAATCGTCGAAAACGGAGAAAGACGTTGGGTGAAGCCGCATTATCTTCAATTCGGTTATCGAGATTCCATCCTTCGAAGACCGAACGCTCCTTCGATTGCTCTTTTAGCCGTGCGATTGAGATTAGAGCCAGGCGACTCGAAACGCATATACGACTTAGCGCGGGAATATCAAAGGCAACGCATCAGCAAACAGCCCCCCCAGGCGAGCGCGGGTTCTTTTTTCAAAAACGTCGAAGACAAAGCCTTCGCAGAGACGCTCGATCTCTTGCCGGAAAAACTCAAAGAAGCCGGGGTAGTGCCTGCAGGATTTCTTATCGAGCACGCGGGATTGAAAGGCGCGCGTTGCGGACGGGCAATCATTTCGAAAAAACACGCGAATTTCATTTGCAATTTAGGGGGGGCAACGGCGACACAAATCGCGACATTAGCGAATCGCGCAAAAACTGCAGTTTACGAAAAATACGGCGTACGATTGGAGGAAGAGGTTTTATACTTCGGAGATTGGAGTGACGTGAATTGACGGATTCCGCCACGCTCGGATTCGTTCTTGCTTTGATCTCCGCCTTCCCGTTCGCAGCGTACATATTGCCTCGTAAATTAAGCACTCTCCCTGTTTTGGAATATCAGTTTTGGCTCTCGATTGCCATCGTTCCGAGTTTTCTTCTTGTTGCATGGGTTTTCCGAGCGCCGTTAACAGGACGCGGAGATTTACTTTTTTGGGCTTTTAGTTGCGGATTGCTTTGGGCGATGGGTTCGATTTTTTATAGTTTAGCGGTAGACCATCTGGGTGTCGCACGAAGTACACCGATAAAAAACCTCGCTCCTATGTTTGCAAGTATTTACGGCATCCTGATTTTCGGTGAATACACGATTCGCGAACCGCGTGGGATGTTGATGGATATTTTAGGTGTGAGTTTTATGGTGCTCGCGGCAGTGATTTTAGGAAGAGCGGGCGCATTGGAGCATGAACGAGCGTTCGCTTACGATGCGTCGAAAACGGAGGCGGAGCGAAAAAGAGCATTCATATGGGGTTGGGTATTTTCGTTCCTCACTGCGGTCATGTACGGAAGTTATTCGATACCGTTGAAACACGTATTGCGACAAGGTTTCAACCCTTTTTCCGCTTGTGCATATCTCGGCTTGGGCGTTTTGACATTTTCCACAATCATGTTTACCACTCGCAAAATTATGGGGGGGCAATTGAACTTCGATTTACCGAATCGAAGGGAATTAGGATTAACGACGTGCGCAGGTGTCATATGGGCATCGGGACAACTTTTAGGTACGGTCGCAATGCTTCACGTACCGATGTCCGTAAGTTGGCCAGTTTCGAATGTAAGCACGTTGATTGCCGTCGTATGGGGGGTTTGGGTGTTTCGAGAAGTACATCTGGAAAAGCATAAAGGGGAAGTCGCTGCCAGCGTCGGTCTTTACATTCTCGGTCTCGTGCTACTTGCATTAGCCGCACCTCGTGGAAAAGTTTAAAA from Fimbriimonadales bacterium includes the following:
- the murB gene encoding UDP-N-acetylmuramate dehydrogenase; the encoded protein is MQQKVMEEQIAELEKWLPECLRIHKEVPLHQYTTLQTGGNARYFVKVSNIEDFALVTSLAQQWNLPHWIIGSGSNLLPSDKGVPGLVIFNACSRIDLDNDLYAETGCWFQDLYLKSAQRGLAGLEFAVGIPGTLGGALVSNAGAYRANIAERLAGIEIVENGERRWVKPHYLQFGYRDSILRRPNAPSIALLAVRLRLEPGDSKRIYDLAREYQRQRISKQPPQASAGSFFKNVEDKAFAETLDLLPEKLKEAGVVPAGFLIEHAGLKGARCGRAIISKKHANFICNLGGATATQIATLANRAKTAVYEKYGVRLEEEVLYFGDWSDVN
- a CDS encoding phosphoglycerate kinase, with the translated sequence MRKKTVRDIDVSGKRVFVRCDFNVPLENGKISDDRRIRESLPTIRYLLENNARVILASHLGRPKGYDSKLSLKPVAVRLSELLNREVPLAPDCIGEEVEELVAKLEPGGALLLENLRFHEEEEANDPQFAMLLSKLADIYVNDAFGTAHRAHASTEGIGHFLPAVAGFLMEKEIEFLGGALENPKRPFLAVLGGAKVKDKIKVIENLLGKVDRMLIGGGMMFTFYKAIGLEIGKSLLDEANLDFAKRILKEHGEKIILPSDVVVAKEISETAETHVVDKEQIPSEEIGGDIGPKSRDEFASHIHSAGTVIWNGPMGVFEIEKFSEGTRAIAEAMASCGGVTIVGGGDTAAAVEKFGLAEKMTHVSTGGGASLEFLEGKLLPGVAILQDA
- a CDS encoding GRP family sugar transporter translates to MTDSATLGFVLALISAFPFAAYILPRKLSTLPVLEYQFWLSIAIVPSFLLVAWVFRAPLTGRGDLLFWAFSCGLLWAMGSIFYSLAVDHLGVARSTPIKNLAPMFASIYGILIFGEYTIREPRGMLMDILGVSFMVLAAVILGRAGALEHERAFAYDASKTEAERKRAFIWGWVFSFLTAVMYGSYSIPLKHVLRQGFNPFSACAYLGLGVLTFSTIMFTTRKIMGGQLNFDLPNRRELGLTTCAGVIWASGQLLGTVAMLHVPMSVSWPVSNVSTLIAVVWGVWVFREVHLEKHKGEVAASVGLYILGLVLLALAAPRGKV